A single window of Anomaloglossus baeobatrachus isolate aAnoBae1 chromosome 5, aAnoBae1.hap1, whole genome shotgun sequence DNA harbors:
- the LOC142311160 gene encoding uncharacterized protein LOC142311160: MTSGQRADEEPDTDTAAGLFVSTCLPTNASQNLLMMDKDRNHMTEQILKLTLEIIYLLTGEDYAPVSHSGLHVTRGSVSQKSGSSRWTQSLTMNNSSSRIHETKNDEKILTLTNKITELLRGEVPIRYEDIMVCFSVEEWEYVEGHKDLYKYVLDDQEQDNGKDLNKEETKSQDDQDLPSVPCINKDTSAIQTKAGRKAFKWRKSQKRRAKYISKHKPNADDLKNIPKDEKPPEVSAVISQSATNEDGNLPSDATNAYNSCLSSEIKPSNVNYVPNDHTQEKNLACQAGQQLNCPEGISTVDNVDVKPSHPEVSYCIRDPSMDTFVDTSCAQAQYLYTHIKEESVPVEADSYGLAQYPSTHDQEESWQKASDTCANIYAAVPNQYTPADIKKESVLCEEENYLNSSIHIQPDHMQIQYTPKQVKEEPISQEEGYELYIPTDSTQILHTSAPVQAVNRMKDAAKTSKRFPVTKYRDWNKTPEKAVFVNHRTTKPDVDGIYICSTCDKSFTSHFGLVKHQAMHNGNKVSCPQCGKLFFYKSSLVIHQRIHTGEKLFACSVCNKCFTNNSNLVVHQRIHTGEKPFVCSECGKRFGHKGHLNRHLRTHETEKPATNIEKYVNNRLQDHWNSHKRNGWSHNIYDTGAYCMYGKSV; encoded by the exons GACTATGCTCCTGTAAGCCATTCTGGTTTGCATGTCACAAGAGGCAGCGTTTCTCAGAAATCTGGGAGCTCACGCTGGACCCAGAGTCTCACTATGAATAATTCCTCATCACGGATACACGAGACCAAGAACGATGAGAAGATTCTGACCCTCACCAACAAGATCACTGAGCTGCTGAGGggagag GTTCCTATAAGATATGAAGACATCATGGTCTGTTTCTctgtggaggagtgggagtatgtagaaggacacaaggatctcTATAAGTATGTCTTGGACGATCAAGAACAGGATAATGGTAAAG ATTTAAAtaaggaagaaacaaaatcacaagaTGACCAAGATTTGCCTTCAGTGCCCTGCATAAATAAAGATACAAGTGCTATACAAACAAAAGCAGGCCGGAAAGCTTTTAAATGGCGAAAATCCCAAAAAAGACGGGCCAAGTACATTAGTAAACATAAACCCAATGCTGATGACCTGAAGAACATACCTAAAGATGAAAAGCCACCAGAAGTCTCAGCTGTTATTAGTCAATCTGCTACAAATGAAGATGGAAACTTACCGAGTGATGCCACAAATGCCTACAATTCTTGCTTATCTAGTGAAATAAAACCTAGCAATGTGAATTATGTGCCCAATGATCATACACAGGAAAAAAATTTAGCTTGTCAAGCTGGGCAACAGTTAAATTGTCCAGAAGGAATTTCCACAGTAGACAACGTAGATGTGAAGCCTAGTCATCCAGAGGTCTCCTACTGTATTAGAGACCCGTCCATGGATACCTTTGTAGATACGTCATGTGCACAGGCACAATATTTGTATACTCATATAAAAGAAGAAAGTGTACCCGTGGAAGCTGACAGTTATGGACTCGCACAATATCCGTCTACTCATGACCAGGAAGAGTCATGGCAAAAAGCAAGTGATACATGTGCTAATATTTATGCAGCGGTCCCAAATCAATACACACCAGCTGATATTAAGAAGGAATCTGTTCTTTGTGAAGAAGAAAACTACCTAAATTCTTCTATTCACATCCAACCTGATCACATGCAGATACAATATACACCTAAACAGGTTAAGGAGGAACCCATCTCTCAGGAAGAGGGCTACGAACTATACATCCCCACAGACTCTACGCAAATACTTCATACATCGGCTCCGGTGCAAGCAGTGAACAGAATGAAAGATGCTGCAAAAACAAGCAAGAGATTTCCTGTTACAAAATACAGGGATTGGAATAAAACACCTGAAAAGGCGGTATTTGTAAACCACCGAACCACCAAGCCTGATGTAGATGGAATATACATCTGCTCCACATGTGACAAAAGCTTCACTTCCCATTTTGGCCTTGTCAAACACCAGGCAATGCACAATGGAAATAAGGTGTCTTGTCCACAGTGCGGAAAGTTGTTTTTTTACAAGTCAAGCCTGGTCATACATCAAAGAATCCATACTGGGGAAAAACTTTTTGCTTGTTCTGTATGTAACAAATGTTTCACCAACAACTCCAACCTAGTTGTACATCAAAGAATTCATACCGGAGAGAAACCATTCGtgtgttccgaatgtgggaaacgttttggACACAAAGGTCACCTGAACAGGCATCTCAGAACTCACGAGACAGAGAAACCAGCCACCAACATTGAAAAATATGTTAACAACAGGTTGCAAGATCATTGGAACTCTCATAAAAGAAATGGCTGGTCCCATAACATTTATGACACTGGTGCTTATTGTATGTATGGCAAAAGTGTTTAG